In Actinomyces radicidentis, one genomic interval encodes:
- a CDS encoding GuaB3 family IMP dehydrogenase-related protein — protein sequence MSAEIEIGRSKRARQAYSFDDIALVPARRTRDTRDVRVGWQLDAYHLDLPILAAPMDSVVSPETAIMVGRLGGVGVLDLEGLWTRYEDPSEALARIRQAAPEDATRVLQEVYRPPVQPELIRARLAQIKEAGVIVAGRLSPAQTQRHWRTVVDAGADLFVIRGSAVSAEHVSGSAEPLNLKRFIYELDVPVLVGGVTTYTAALHLMRTGAAAVLVGQGGGASSSVRQVLGLHMPMATAVADVAAARRDFMDESGGRYVHVIADGSVGNSGDVVKAIACGADAVMLGAALARAEEAPGGGYHWGSESRHERLPRGYRSHVGTVGTMEQILNGPSDRVDGTLNIMGALRRTLATTGYADVKELQRVDVVVAPYDPS from the coding sequence ATGAGCGCAGAGATCGAGATCGGCCGCTCCAAGCGGGCGCGTCAGGCCTACTCCTTCGACGACATCGCCCTCGTCCCGGCCCGACGCACCCGGGACACGCGCGACGTCCGCGTCGGCTGGCAGCTCGACGCCTACCACCTCGACCTGCCCATCCTCGCCGCCCCCATGGACTCCGTCGTCAGCCCCGAGACCGCCATCATGGTGGGGCGCCTCGGCGGCGTCGGCGTCCTCGACCTCGAGGGCCTGTGGACCCGCTACGAGGACCCCTCCGAGGCCCTCGCCCGCATCCGCCAGGCCGCCCCCGAGGACGCAACCCGCGTCCTCCAGGAGGTGTACCGCCCGCCGGTGCAGCCCGAGCTCATCCGCGCCCGCCTCGCCCAGATCAAGGAGGCCGGCGTCATCGTCGCCGGCCGCCTCAGCCCCGCGCAGACGCAGCGGCACTGGCGCACCGTCGTCGACGCCGGCGCCGACCTCTTCGTCATCCGCGGCTCGGCCGTCTCCGCCGAGCACGTGTCCGGCTCCGCCGAGCCACTCAACCTCAAGCGCTTCATCTACGAGCTCGACGTCCCCGTCCTCGTCGGCGGTGTCACCACGTACACGGCCGCCCTCCACCTCATGCGCACCGGCGCCGCGGCCGTCCTCGTCGGCCAGGGCGGCGGGGCCTCCTCCTCGGTCCGCCAGGTGCTCGGCCTGCACATGCCCATGGCCACCGCCGTCGCCGACGTCGCCGCCGCGCGCCGCGACTTCATGGACGAGTCCGGCGGCCGCTACGTCCACGTCATCGCCGACGGCTCCGTCGGCAACTCCGGCGACGTCGTCAAGGCCATCGCCTGCGGCGCCGACGCCGTCATGCTGGGCGCCGCCCTCGCCCGCGCCGAGGAGGCCCCCGGCGGCGGCTACCACTGGGGCTCGGAGTCCCGCCACGAGCGCCTGCCCCGGGGCTACAGGAGCCACGTCGGCACCGTCGGCACCATGGAGCAGATCCTCAACGGCCCCTCCGACCGCGTCGACGGCACCCTCAACATCATGGGCGCCCTGCGCCGCACCCTGGCCACCACGGGCTACGCGGACGTCAAGGAGCTCCAGCGGGTCGACGTCGTCGTCGCCCCCTACGACCCCAGCTGA
- a CDS encoding SanA/YdcF family protein, protein MHRIPSAAVAARGLLLGGAALAGAGSLGAGVLLASSNAWISLASRGRVRDWDELVAGAPDGDGPAPRPSGGNDEGEPAVAVVLGAAVWPGGVPSPWLAYRLDAAAGLYLAGFVDAVVVSGDGRRAWRDEPAVMRDHLVRVGVPAPAIVLDRAGLDTYDTCVRALRVLGVRRAVLVSQDFHVPRAVAIARAVGLSAAGASDPLARRRSPHRWRDSWLRERPAAVKAAWDVLSGRAPSDQPAEGDVAAAVAWTREDPERARAALRRAPHALGEPRPPVWHSR, encoded by the coding sequence GTGCACCGCATCCCGTCCGCCGCCGTAGCCGCCCGCGGCCTCCTGCTCGGGGGCGCCGCGCTCGCGGGCGCCGGCTCGCTCGGCGCGGGCGTCCTCCTCGCCTCGTCCAACGCCTGGATCTCCCTGGCGAGCAGGGGACGGGTCCGCGACTGGGACGAGCTCGTGGCGGGGGCCCCCGACGGGGACGGGCCGGCGCCTCGGCCCTCGGGCGGGAACGACGAGGGGGAGCCCGCCGTCGCCGTCGTCCTCGGCGCCGCCGTCTGGCCCGGGGGCGTTCCCTCACCCTGGCTGGCCTACCGGCTCGACGCCGCCGCCGGGCTGTACCTCGCCGGCTTCGTCGACGCCGTCGTCGTGAGCGGGGACGGGAGGCGCGCGTGGCGCGATGAGCCGGCCGTCATGCGCGACCACCTCGTGCGCGTCGGCGTGCCCGCACCCGCGATCGTCCTCGACCGCGCCGGCCTGGACACCTACGACACCTGCGTCCGGGCTCTCCGCGTCCTCGGGGTGCGCCGGGCCGTGCTCGTGAGCCAGGACTTTCACGTGCCCCGAGCCGTGGCCATTGCGCGGGCCGTCGGCCTGTCCGCCGCCGGCGCCTCCGACCCGCTCGCCCGGCGGCGCAGCCCCCACCGCTGGAGGGACTCGTGGCTGCGCGAGCGACCCGCCGCCGTCAAGGCCGCCTGGGACGTCCTCAGCGGACGAGCCCCCTCGGACCAGCCCGCCGAGGGCGACGTCGCGGCCGCCGTCGCCTGGACCCGGGAGGATCCTGAGCGCGCCCGGGCGGCGCTGCGCCGAGCCCCGCACGCCCTGGGCGAACCGCGTCCGCCCGTTTGGCACTCGCGTTGA
- a CDS encoding winged helix-turn-helix transcriptional regulator, whose protein sequence is MIESPRSSCPVNRAVEVLGDRWSLLILHDVAMHDRRTFRQLLTGSEEGISAPLLSRRLTDLTIAGLLTKAEAPRGKQGRYSLTELGISAVPLLVALGELGARIDPTTAPHAPHVHAAGATLEDQMDALRERHLTTPAAS, encoded by the coding sequence ATGATCGAGAGCCCCCGGTCCTCCTGCCCGGTCAACCGCGCCGTCGAGGTGCTCGGGGACCGGTGGAGCCTTCTCATCCTGCACGACGTCGCCATGCACGACCGCCGCACCTTCCGCCAGCTCCTCACCGGCAGCGAGGAGGGCATCTCCGCCCCGCTCCTGTCACGCCGGCTCACCGACCTCACCATCGCCGGGCTCCTCACCAAGGCGGAGGCCCCGCGCGGCAAGCAGGGGCGCTACTCGCTCACGGAGCTCGGCATCAGCGCGGTCCCGCTCCTCGTCGCCCTCGGCGAGCTGGGCGCACGGATCGACCCGACGACGGCGCCCCACGCACCGCACGTCCACGCGGCCGGCGCGACCCTCGAGGACCAGATGGACGCACTCCGCGAGCGGCACCTCACCACCCCGGCCGCGTCCTGA
- a CDS encoding ABC transporter substrate-binding protein yields MLSDTMLTRRGALTALAASAAALTLSACGSASKGTSGKVITYWLWDSLQQPAYQECADRFREKTGITVKISQIGWDDYWTKLTAGFIAGTAPDCFTDHIQKFAQFTDLDVLLPLDEQEAWSGVDESAFQDGLIDLWKGEDGHQYGCPKDWDTEAIFYNKEMVKEAGLTDEDITSMEWNPDDGGTFEKVLARLTVDRNGNRGDEEGFDPNHVKVYGLGIQDSGSADGQTQWSPFTASAGDWYYTDKKTWGTHYRYDDKAFQQTLDWYFGLVDKGFLNPNGAFSDATSTDIQLGSKSIAMAVHGAWMFNTFANLDLDVGIAPTPVGPNGTSQSLFNGLGDSVVKASPNAKEAAQWVSFLGTQEAQDIVASYGIVFPAITASTEKAKTVFEKTGLPTEPFTKHVEDGTTFFFPLTYFGADVKAIMTPAIEDVWANRVPASTLTEYNDQVNLLFDTSTHD; encoded by the coding sequence ATGCTCAGCGACACCATGCTCACCCGCCGCGGCGCCCTCACCGCGCTCGCCGCCTCGGCCGCCGCCCTCACCCTGTCCGCCTGCGGCTCCGCCTCGAAGGGCACCTCGGGCAAGGTCATCACCTACTGGCTGTGGGACTCCCTCCAGCAGCCCGCGTACCAGGAGTGCGCGGACCGCTTCAGAGAGAAGACCGGCATCACCGTCAAGATCAGCCAGATCGGCTGGGACGACTACTGGACCAAGCTCACCGCCGGCTTCATCGCCGGCACCGCCCCGGACTGCTTCACGGACCACATCCAGAAGTTCGCCCAGTTCACCGACCTCGACGTCCTCCTGCCACTGGACGAGCAGGAGGCCTGGTCCGGCGTCGACGAGTCCGCCTTCCAGGACGGACTCATCGACCTGTGGAAGGGCGAGGACGGCCACCAGTACGGCTGCCCCAAGGACTGGGACACCGAGGCCATCTTCTACAACAAGGAGATGGTCAAGGAGGCCGGCCTCACCGACGAGGACATCACCTCGATGGAGTGGAACCCCGACGACGGCGGCACCTTCGAGAAGGTCCTCGCCCGCCTCACCGTCGACCGCAACGGCAACCGCGGCGACGAGGAGGGCTTCGACCCGAACCACGTCAAGGTGTACGGCCTGGGCATCCAGGACTCCGGCTCCGCCGACGGCCAGACCCAGTGGAGCCCCTTCACGGCCTCCGCGGGGGACTGGTACTACACGGACAAGAAGACCTGGGGCACCCACTACCGCTACGACGACAAGGCCTTCCAGCAGACCCTCGACTGGTACTTCGGGCTCGTCGACAAGGGCTTCCTCAACCCCAACGGCGCCTTCTCCGACGCCACGAGCACGGACATCCAGCTCGGCTCCAAGTCGATCGCCATGGCCGTCCACGGCGCCTGGATGTTCAACACCTTCGCCAACCTCGACCTCGACGTCGGCATCGCGCCGACGCCGGTCGGGCCGAACGGGACGAGCCAGTCCCTGTTCAACGGGCTCGGCGACTCGGTGGTCAAGGCCTCCCCGAACGCCAAGGAGGCCGCCCAGTGGGTGTCCTTCCTCGGCACTCAGGAGGCCCAGGACATCGTCGCCTCCTACGGCATCGTCTTCCCCGCGATCACGGCGTCGACGGAGAAGGCCAAGACGGTCTTCGAGAAGACCGGGCTCCCCACGGAGCCCTTCACCAAGCACGTCGAGGACGGCACGACCTTCTTCTTCCCGCTCACGTACTTCGGTGCGGACGTCAAGGCCATCATGACGCCGGCGATCGAGGACGTCTGGGCCAACCGGGTCCCGGCGTCGACGCTCACCGAGTACAACGACCAGGTCAACCTGCTGTTCGACACCTCGACGCACGACTGA
- a CDS encoding WhiB family transcriptional regulator, with protein sequence MTESSRQPGPIVALWEWQYDGACIGMDSATFFHPEGERGSNRRRDEEAKAVCRTCPVIVDCRNHALATHEPYGVWGGLTEEERRELIEQRERHEPVA encoded by the coding sequence ATGACGGAGAGCTCGCGTCAGCCCGGCCCCATCGTCGCCCTGTGGGAGTGGCAGTACGACGGCGCCTGCATCGGCATGGACTCCGCGACCTTCTTCCACCCCGAGGGCGAGCGCGGCTCCAACCGCCGCCGCGACGAGGAGGCCAAGGCCGTCTGCCGCACCTGCCCCGTCATCGTCGACTGCCGGAACCACGCCCTCGCGACCCACGAGCCCTACGGCGTCTGGGGCGGTCTCACCGAGGAGGAGCGGCGCGAGCTGATCGAGCAGCGCGAGCGCCACGAGCCGGTCGCCTGA
- a CDS encoding exonuclease domain-containing protein, whose amino-acid sequence MSEQQHPSPTTSGTARAAGWADGPLLGFDTETTGVDPRSDRLVTAALVARGPRRADDGRDQEVLTWLADPGVEIPAVAAAVHGISTERARAEGRPVEEVLEEVASRLAAAMAAGTPVVAFNGSYDLTLMESELARHGLPTLRERLGRELGPVLDPLVLDRKVDRYRKGKRRLGDMCAVYGVVVDEALHTAEVDVAATLDVLEAILRAHPEVARLDADELVAFQAAAHRDWAVSFNDFLRRKGRPADVETAWPLPEGL is encoded by the coding sequence ATGAGCGAGCAGCAGCACCCCTCCCCCACGACGTCCGGTACGGCGAGAGCCGCCGGCTGGGCGGACGGCCCCCTCCTCGGCTTCGACACGGAGACGACGGGCGTCGACCCGCGCTCGGACCGCCTCGTCACCGCCGCCCTCGTGGCCCGCGGGCCGCGGCGCGCCGACGACGGCCGGGACCAGGAGGTCCTCACCTGGCTCGCCGACCCGGGGGTCGAGATCCCGGCGGTGGCTGCGGCCGTGCACGGCATCTCGACCGAGCGCGCGCGCGCCGAGGGGCGACCGGTCGAGGAGGTCCTCGAGGAGGTCGCCTCGCGGCTCGCGGCCGCGATGGCGGCGGGGACGCCCGTCGTCGCCTTCAACGGCTCCTACGACCTCACCCTCATGGAGTCCGAGCTCGCCCGCCACGGCCTGCCGACGCTGCGCGAGCGCCTCGGCCGGGAGCTCGGCCCGGTCCTGGACCCCCTCGTCCTGGACCGGAAGGTGGACCGCTACCGCAAGGGCAAGCGCCGCCTGGGCGACATGTGCGCCGTCTACGGCGTCGTCGTCGACGAGGCGCTGCACACCGCGGAGGTCGACGTCGCGGCGACCCTCGACGTCCTCGAGGCGATCCTGCGGGCGCACCCGGAGGTCGCGCGGCTCGACGCCGACGAGCTCGTCGCCTTCCAGGCCGCGGCGCACCGGGACTGGGCGGTCTCCTTCAACGACTTCCTGCGCCGCAAGGGCCGCCCTGCCGACGTCGAGACGGCCTGGCCGCTGCCCGAGGGCCTGTGA
- the guaB gene encoding IMP dehydrogenase, which yields MRRVSDSITNSDLFAPTGLTYDDVLLLPRLTDVIPSEVDTTSRLTKRISLATPLLSAAMDTVTESDMAIAMARQGGIGILHRNLSIEDQAQQVRRVKRSESGMVSDPVTIGPDATIAQLDELCGHYKVSGLPVVDDAGNLLGIITNRDLRFVPSEKWSTLTVRECMTPRERLITGPTGISREDAKALLAEHRIEKLPLIDDAGHLTGLITVKDFVKTEKYPHATKDAEGRLVVGAAVGYWGDTWDRAGALAEAGVDVIVVDTANGGAKLALEMISRLKTDSAFSGIEIVGGNVATREGAQALIDAGVDGVKVGVGPGSICTTRVVAGVGVPQVTAVYEAARACRPAGVPLIADGGLQYSGDIAKAMVAGADTVMLGSLLAGCTESPGDLVFVNGKQWKRYRGMGSLGAMSSRGRKSYSKDRYFQADVTGDDKIVPEGIEGQVPFSGSLADVVYQLVGGLHQSMFYVGARTIPELQANGQFVRITSAGLKESHPHDIKMTVEAPNYTGRDN from the coding sequence ATGCGAAGGGTGAGCGACTCGATCACCAACTCTGACCTCTTCGCACCCACCGGCCTGACCTACGACGACGTCCTCCTCCTCCCGAGGCTGACCGACGTCATCCCCTCCGAGGTCGACACGACCTCCCGTCTCACCAAGAGGATCTCGCTGGCCACGCCGCTGCTCAGCGCCGCCATGGACACCGTCACCGAGTCCGACATGGCGATCGCCATGGCCCGCCAGGGCGGCATCGGCATCCTCCACCGCAACCTCTCGATCGAGGACCAGGCGCAGCAGGTCCGCCGCGTCAAGCGCAGCGAGTCCGGCATGGTCTCCGACCCGGTCACCATCGGCCCCGACGCCACGATCGCCCAGCTCGACGAGCTCTGCGGCCACTACAAGGTCTCCGGCCTGCCCGTCGTCGACGACGCCGGCAACCTCCTCGGCATCATCACGAACCGCGACCTGCGCTTCGTGCCCTCCGAGAAGTGGTCGACCCTCACGGTGCGCGAGTGCATGACGCCGCGCGAGCGCCTCATCACCGGTCCCACCGGGATCTCGCGCGAGGACGCCAAGGCGCTCCTGGCCGAGCACCGCATCGAGAAGCTCCCCCTCATCGACGACGCCGGCCACCTCACCGGCCTCATCACCGTCAAGGACTTCGTCAAGACCGAGAAGTACCCCCACGCCACCAAGGACGCCGAGGGCCGCCTCGTCGTCGGCGCCGCCGTCGGGTACTGGGGCGACACCTGGGACCGCGCCGGAGCCCTGGCCGAGGCCGGCGTCGACGTCATCGTCGTCGACACCGCCAACGGCGGCGCCAAGCTGGCCCTCGAGATGATCAGCCGACTCAAGACGGACTCCGCGTTCTCCGGCATCGAGATCGTCGGCGGCAACGTCGCCACCCGCGAGGGCGCCCAGGCCCTCATCGACGCGGGCGTCGACGGCGTCAAGGTCGGCGTCGGCCCGGGCTCCATCTGCACCACCCGCGTCGTCGCCGGCGTCGGCGTCCCGCAGGTCACCGCCGTCTACGAGGCCGCCAGGGCCTGCCGTCCCGCGGGCGTCCCGCTCATCGCCGACGGCGGCCTGCAGTACTCCGGCGACATCGCCAAGGCCATGGTCGCCGGAGCCGACACCGTCATGCTCGGCTCGCTCCTGGCCGGCTGCACCGAGTCCCCGGGCGACCTCGTCTTCGTCAACGGCAAGCAGTGGAAGCGCTACCGCGGCATGGGCTCGCTCGGCGCCATGAGCTCGCGCGGCCGCAAGTCCTACTCCAAGGACCGCTACTTCCAGGCCGACGTCACCGGCGACGACAAGATCGTCCCCGAGGGTATCGAGGGCCAGGTGCCCTTCTCCGGCTCGCTGGCCGACGTCGTCTACCAGCTCGTCGGCGGCCTGCACCAGTCGATGTTCTACGTCGGTGCCCGTACCATCCCCGAGCTCCAGGCCAACGGCCAGTTCGTCCGGATCACGAGCGCGGGGCTCAAGGAGTCCCACCCGCACGACATCAAGATGACCGTCGAGGCCCCGAACTACACCGGCCGCGACAACTGA
- a CDS encoding DUF2087 domain-containing protein, which produces MTADADFKKLVRARMTETGERYTQARAALLAEHEAALRAEETFRARTLRSFLRDGRLVSVPVKRRARVVVLLELLDLFEPGREYPETEVNALLRPVHDDVAYLRREMVDYGFLARDHGVYRVAEEPKEMTGNMAAEVPTDLAERLARRHSES; this is translated from the coding sequence ATGACCGCCGACGCCGACTTCAAGAAGCTCGTCCGCGCGCGTATGACCGAGACCGGCGAGCGCTACACGCAGGCCCGCGCCGCCCTCCTCGCCGAGCACGAGGCCGCGCTGCGCGCCGAGGAGACCTTCCGGGCCCGCACCCTGCGCTCCTTCCTGCGCGACGGGCGCCTCGTCTCCGTACCCGTCAAGCGGCGGGCGCGCGTCGTCGTCCTCCTTGAGCTCCTCGACCTCTTCGAGCCCGGACGCGAGTACCCCGAGACCGAGGTCAACGCCCTCCTGCGCCCCGTCCACGACGACGTCGCCTACCTGCGCCGCGAGATGGTCGACTACGGCTTCCTCGCCCGCGACCACGGCGTCTACCGGGTCGCGGAGGAGCCAAAGGAGATGACCGGCAACATGGCCGCCGAGGTCCCGACCGACCTCGCCGAGCGCCTCGCCCGCAGGCACTCCGAGTCCTGA
- a CDS encoding GRP family sugar transporter, whose amino-acid sequence MTLAIAFLPSLLFGVMALTIGAFPADARRQNVAVMAGAGIVSLAVTPFLGGDWSLKATLLGILSGLMWSTGQVLVLRGFHSWGVSRTMPLTTALQLALNAAIGVALLGEWRAPGALPLGLLALALIMAGALGCSWQEHDGPGPSSAARRAGLIATVLSALVYGSYAGMLRLADVSSADALGPMGIGLLLGSLACVRVIPSHEPVVGPRFWPSAVAGGIWAVGNAILLHSTTTVGVATGFSLSQLGFVISATGGVLLLGEQRSRREGRATAAGVVAAVIGVVLLGLAAAR is encoded by the coding sequence GTGACCCTCGCGATCGCCTTCCTCCCCTCCCTGCTCTTCGGCGTCATGGCGCTCACCATCGGCGCCTTCCCCGCCGACGCGCGCCGCCAGAACGTCGCCGTCATGGCCGGGGCCGGGATCGTCAGCCTCGCCGTCACCCCGTTCCTCGGCGGGGACTGGTCGCTCAAGGCGACGCTCCTCGGGATCCTGTCCGGCCTCATGTGGTCCACGGGCCAGGTCCTCGTCCTGCGGGGCTTCCACTCCTGGGGCGTGAGCCGCACGATGCCGCTCACCACCGCCCTCCAGCTCGCCCTCAACGCGGCCATCGGCGTCGCGCTGCTCGGCGAGTGGCGCGCACCCGGGGCGCTCCCCCTCGGTCTCCTGGCGCTGGCGCTCATCATGGCGGGGGCGCTGGGCTGCTCATGGCAGGAGCACGACGGACCGGGGCCGTCCTCCGCCGCCCGGCGCGCGGGCCTCATCGCGACGGTCCTGTCCGCCCTCGTCTACGGCTCGTACGCCGGGATGCTGCGCCTCGCCGACGTCTCCAGCGCCGATGCCCTCGGCCCGATGGGCATCGGTCTCCTCCTCGGCTCCCTCGCTTGTGTGAGGGTCATCCCCTCGCACGAGCCCGTCGTAGGGCCGCGCTTCTGGCCCTCGGCCGTCGCGGGCGGGATCTGGGCCGTGGGCAACGCGATCCTGCTGCACTCGACGACGACCGTCGGCGTCGCCACCGGATTCAGCCTGTCCCAGCTCGGCTTCGTCATCTCGGCCACCGGGGGCGTGCTCCTACTCGGTGAGCAGCGCTCCCGCCGGGAGGGCCGGGCGACGGCGGCCGGGGTCGTGGCCGCCGTCATCGGCGTCGTCCTCCTGGGACTGGCGGCCGCCCGCTGA
- a CDS encoding carbohydrate ABC transporter permease has translation MSAATTVASRTRTRKRPKDDRALGIAFIIPAGIGLIAFYIWPLIRGIWLSFTEYNLLTPETFTGGANYTRMVHDSIFWNAVKVTLEYVVINIGVQTIMALVIAVLMQRLTQSTFVRAIVLTPYLVSNVVVAMLWLWILDNTLGISNQIIEAITGSSVNFFSTSLAIPTIALINVWRHMGYTALLIFAGLQSIPGTVYEAGKVDGAREWTMFWRITVPLLRPILALVLIMTMIGSFQVFDTVSVTTAGGPVNASRVLQYYIYDMAFGRFQFGYASAMAVGLLIVLAAITILQYRLTRAGETDLD, from the coding sequence ATGTCAGCAGCCACCACCGTGGCCTCGCGCACCCGCACCCGGAAGCGCCCCAAGGACGACCGGGCGCTGGGCATCGCCTTCATCATCCCCGCCGGGATCGGCCTCATCGCCTTCTACATCTGGCCGCTCATCCGCGGCATCTGGCTGTCCTTCACCGAGTACAACCTCCTCACGCCCGAGACCTTCACCGGCGGCGCGAACTACACGCGCATGGTGCACGACTCGATCTTCTGGAACGCCGTCAAGGTCACCCTCGAGTACGTCGTCATCAACATCGGCGTCCAGACGATCATGGCGCTCGTCATCGCCGTCCTCATGCAGCGGCTGACGCAGTCGACCTTCGTGCGGGCCATCGTGCTCACGCCCTACCTCGTGTCCAACGTCGTCGTCGCCATGCTCTGGCTCTGGATCCTCGACAACACCCTGGGCATCTCCAACCAGATCATCGAGGCCATCACCGGCAGCTCGGTCAACTTCTTCTCGACCTCGCTCGCCATCCCGACCATCGCCCTCATCAACGTGTGGCGGCACATGGGCTACACGGCCCTGCTCATCTTCGCCGGCCTCCAGTCGATCCCGGGCACGGTCTACGAGGCCGGCAAGGTCGACGGCGCCCGTGAGTGGACGATGTTCTGGCGGATCACCGTGCCGCTCCTGCGGCCGATCCTCGCGCTCGTCCTCATCATGACGATGATCGGATCGTTCCAGGTCTTCGACACCGTCTCGGTCACCACCGCCGGCGGGCCCGTCAACGCCTCGCGCGTCCTGCAGTACTACATCTACGACATGGCCTTCGGGCGCTTCCAGTTCGGCTACGCCTCCGCCATGGCCGTCGGCCTGCTCATCGTCCTCGCCGCCATCACGATCCTCCAGTACCGGCTCACCCGCGCCGGCGAGACGGACCTGGACTGA
- a CDS encoding zinc-binding dehydrogenase, with translation MEVLRRGITYCFLFIAPDGEGLREVSALVASGAIHPVIDRVLPFEQAVEALDQLLAGGTKGKVLVSTAPAAVTDRN, from the coding sequence GTGGAGGTCCTGCGCCGCGGCATCACCTACTGCTTCCTCTTCATCGCGCCCGACGGCGAGGGACTCCGCGAGGTCTCCGCGCTCGTGGCCTCGGGCGCGATCCACCCCGTCATCGACCGCGTCCTGCCCTTTGAGCAGGCCGTCGAGGCCCTCGACCAGCTCCTCGCCGGCGGCACGAAGGGCAAGGTGCTCGTCTCCACGGCCCCTGCCGCGGTCACCGACCGGAACTGA
- a CDS encoding HPr family phosphocarrier protein, which produces MAQVNATIASKVGLHARPAATFVKAVAEKGVPVTIAKEGGAPVDASSILGVMTLGAGFGDVVTLSSDADGAEGALDELKALLETDLDA; this is translated from the coding sequence ATGGCACAGGTCAACGCCACCATCGCCTCCAAGGTCGGTCTTCACGCCCGTCCCGCCGCCACCTTCGTCAAGGCCGTCGCCGAGAAGGGCGTTCCGGTCACCATCGCCAAGGAGGGCGGCGCCCCCGTCGACGCCTCCTCCATCCTCGGCGTCATGACGCTCGGCGCCGGCTTCGGCGACGTCGTCACCCTGTCCTCGGACGCCGACGGCGCCGAGGGCGCCCTCGACGAGCTCAAGGCCCTCCTCGAGACCGACCTCGACGCCTGA
- the groES gene encoding co-chaperone GroES, producing the protein MSISIKPLEDRIVIQTVEAEQTTASGLVIPDTAKEKPQEGKVVAVGPGRVDDSGKRIPVDVAEGDVVIYSKYGGTEVKYAGEDYLILSARDVLAVVTK; encoded by the coding sequence ATGTCGATCTCCATCAAGCCGCTCGAGGACCGGATCGTCATCCAGACGGTCGAGGCCGAGCAGACCACCGCCTCCGGCCTGGTCATCCCGGACACCGCCAAGGAGAAGCCGCAGGAGGGCAAGGTCGTGGCCGTGGGCCCGGGCCGTGTCGACGACTCCGGCAAGCGCATCCCGGTCGACGTCGCCGAGGGCGACGTCGTCATCTACTCCAAGTACGGCGGCACCGAGGTCAAGTACGCCGGCGAGGACTACCTCATCCTCTCGGCCCGCGACGTGCTCGCGGTCGTCACCAAGTGA
- a CDS encoding MarC family protein, with translation MDTALLVKALGALFAIMNPFVNLPIFLSLTAGQDAARQRRTAWRTVLMATVTCAVVAVAGSALLSFFGISVADFRVAGGLVLLMIGLGMLNGTGSTAHEGTDSEKAHAQAHAERSDVAFYPMTFPILVGPGTMTTIIVLVAEGGDSGAGGLLAVGIALALVLACLGIVLPFAGAIGHHMSMTLRTIMTRLMGMVLAAIAVGMLGAGLTTLLPGLAH, from the coding sequence GTGGACACCGCCCTCCTCGTCAAGGCGCTCGGCGCGCTCTTCGCGATCATGAACCCCTTCGTCAACCTGCCGATCTTCCTCAGCCTCACGGCCGGTCAGGACGCGGCGAGGCAGCGCCGCACCGCCTGGCGGACGGTGCTCATGGCGACGGTCACCTGCGCCGTCGTCGCCGTCGCCGGCAGCGCGCTGCTCTCGTTCTTCGGGATCAGCGTCGCCGACTTCCGCGTCGCGGGCGGGCTCGTCCTGCTCATGATCGGGCTCGGGATGCTCAACGGCACCGGCTCGACGGCCCACGAGGGCACCGACTCGGAGAAGGCGCACGCCCAGGCGCACGCCGAGCGCAGCGACGTCGCCTTCTACCCCATGACCTTCCCGATCCTCGTCGGACCCGGCACGATGACGACCATCATCGTCCTCGTCGCCGAGGGCGGGGACTCCGGCGCGGGCGGGCTCCTCGCCGTCGGGATCGCGCTCGCCCTCGTCCTTGCGTGCCTCGGGATCGTCCTGCCCTTCGCCGGCGCCATCGGTCACCACATGTCCATGACGCTGCGCACCATCATGACGCGCCTCATGGGCATGGTCCTCGCCGCGATCGCCGTCGGCATGCTCGGAGCGGGCCTGACCACGCTGCTGCCGGGACTGGCGCACTGA